The following is a genomic window from Papilio machaon chromosome 7, ilPapMach1.1, whole genome shotgun sequence.
CACCAAACAAAAaccatttattaattactgtaATTACTCAATTCACCTTTGAAATACTTAAAAGAAAGTAAACTCTTTTACTGTCTTAACAGGACTTTGAAGCAACTTactataattaaagttttggttctttttttcatatatttatatttcttacgaTAACGTATAATATGGTTTTCGCTGGTACTGTTCATGTTATCAATTActcaaaatatttctatgcCAATCCCGGAATATTtatctgtaataataaaatatgttcacataaaaattatcaaacaaTTAATCTAATCATAGTTTTGCGTGCTTTTACGCATATTCGCATTGGATTGACAGTTTGGCAGGCATTTGATTTGACATTGACGATTGTTGACAAAGACAAGAaccaaaagttataaaataactagctgtcgtctgcgactctgtccacgcggaattaaaaaatcttaattagtagcttacATAAGCTACAAGAATACATATTCTTCCCGACTATTTTCAAATCCATTGACCCATTCTAGAAATacgttctaacaaacatccatccaagcATTCACAAAATATAGGTAGATTCTAGATATTTTCTAATACACAAAATTTCGCTAAAACAGtatgttcataaaaaataataattaaagtagtCATCTTATTGTAAATCAATACCGTACATCAAACAAGGTATTATAGccaaaatttataactatcgTTTTTCTTCTAAATGAAGATAAGTTTACTCCTTGGTTCagctttttataattcttaatctGAGTTTGTGCggtgtttttactttttatattttgtctgTGGTAACCGGCATATCGGAATATTGTTGTGTacgcaaaattaatttatttctgcaactatttaaaataatgtaatataaataatgtcaaacatttcggaatataaacatttttttcctatAGACAGTATTAGAAAAGTTTGTACTATTTTTGAGGAACAACTGCGCAGTGAAAAAGAACCGGACCTTGCCTTGTTTTCCATAATAGTTGGAGCGGTGGAAAACAACTTAACAAACGTGAAAAATAGCGAAAAAGATGTTAATTTGGCGACTAATAAgttcattaaaatgaaattcccTTCCATAGAATGGGAGGAAGTGAAATCTCTCTACGAGCGTTTTGTATCTTTGATGAGAGCAGGTGTTGACGCCAAGTTACTTAACGGGGAATTTGCAACTCGTGACTTAGTTAAGCGAGTAGCAGATGTCGTGTGGAATTCTTTGACTCGAAGTTATTACAAGGACCGGGCCCATCTTCAATCAGTTTACAGTTTTTTGACTGGAAATAAACTCGATTGCTTTGGTGTTGCATTTGCAGTAACGGCGGGATGTCAAGTTTTAAGTAAAAGGGATGTACATCTCGCACTATCAGAAGATCACGCTTGGGTCGTTTTTGGAAAAGATGGGACAGATACGGCCGaggtaatttttgttttaatttagatttttaataataaaggttAGCATGGAAATGGCTTCTAGGCTATCATTGAAGAAGACCTATGCACAACCTTGAATATTTGTTGACTggaaaatatgtacaaaaaatatttaaactttaaagaaatatttagattagtatagatattaatagaaaaactattaattttgCTATGTTGTGGTTTTAAAGGTCACATGGCATGGCAAAGGTAATGAAGACAAAAGAGGCCGGTCAGTGGGTGATGGTGTCTCAGCTCGCTCATGGTTATATGTAGCCGGAAAACCTGTTGTGTGTACCCGTATGATGGAACTGGCCGCATTAGTCTCATCAATTAATCCAACTTTAACACCAACAATTGATGTCCATGAAGTGGCCCAAATGCAACATAGACTTCTATGGCTCTTATATGATAGTGGTATggtaattatgtaaataattttttttgtatataattaaaattgttagtaATAGTATTCTCATTTACtaacaatattagaaaaaacaatataaatttgatggaatgttatattttaggtCATTTAGATGCATATCCAATGGCTTTGGGAAATTTGGGTGACTTGGATGAATACATGAGAATATCAAATTGTTCTGAAAGTACAGAAGACACATTGATATTGGAAGAAAATGGTAGTAAGCCTTTAAGGCCGGACTCAGCGGCTCTTTATGTTCAAGCCATCAGATCTGCAAGAACATATTATGACGACAGACATGTATATCCTTACACATTCCAAGGCGGCTATTATCATCGACATAAGATGTACAAGGAAGCTTTTAATGCATGGGCTTGTGCTGGTGATGTTATAAGACAGTGAGTAGTCTTTTTCATTAACATCTTAACacttttcataataatattgagAGTATATTGTAGAGTTAATGTTTCAGTTCTTGAAGATCTCTTTATACCGGTTTAGATCTTTATAAATACGATAgtggttttttattattataaggtggcCATCGGCTTCACCGAAATAGCAAAGTGACCGCTgctcatagaaataaaaatccgCAACGGCAGATGCCTAACTGTAATCGACAGgggaggggatgcacagaaagacaatattttcctttactGGGCCTCTGGCACCACTCTTATCAGACGAgacgtggaattgcttccatttcACTCCTGTCTTCTTTGTGTGGTCTTATTTGACTGGTGGACCTGACCCATTCAtgcgtgcacccaacaaatattgttgtagcGGGATCTACCATGACTCCCATTGCCTGTGactatattgtaaaataatagaaatattatattttcctgCTATAATCTAATGTTTTTTCAGTTATAATTATTCACGTGATGACGAGGAAATATACAAAGAATTTGCAGAGATCGCAAATGAATTAATTCCGCAACTTATGAAAGCTGAAAGTTCGGGACATTCAGCAAGGTCTATTTTAAAAGATCCTGAATGCTTTGCATCTTTACTAcggttagttattttaaacacattttccattttcttttttacactGTGATgagaatatattaattttttaaattatttaactacaaccaattaaaaattctGATTTAAGGTTTTACGATGGCATTTGCAAGTGGGAGGAAGGCAGCCAAACTCCTATTTTACATATAGGATGGGCAAAGCCCCTTGTTAGCACTATATCTAAATTTGATGCTGAAGTAAGGGCACAAGTACATATTATATGCAGTCCGGATAATGAAGAGCCAGAAACATCTgaggaaaaaaaggaaacagaTACTGAAGACACACATGTGCAGAAAAATAATGATCAATGGAATAATAATTCGGATAACACAGAAATGAGTGTTCGGGAACAGTTAACGGCCGCTGTTAACAGTAGACCTCGTGTGACATTGTACAGCCACAAAATGGCAGCACTGAAGCCATTACTGCTGGCAGAGAGATTAAATACGCACGCCTTACAGCTTCAACTCACCGCTCAAAGTCAACTGCAGCGGCCCCAGGCACCAACTAAGCGAAGAGATGATGATGACCATACACCTGTTCCAACTGCAAGAGCTAAAAGGGCACGTCGAGAAcgttaatatatatattttttatacagtttaAGAAGCATAATTCATCCTCGGCCCAAATAAGAAGAGGCCTTTATATttgttgatttaataaataatcattttatcatGTTTGTAAAAGAACtacagaaataatattttgctaaTTATTTAGCAACTTATTATGGTTTCTAGTGACAGTGCCTTAGAATTTACTGTCATTTTTTCAAAGAAgttcttaaattaatgttttagaaTGACTCATGCAGAGGAAGTGGTGGCAAGAAAGAATTAATACGAGAGAATATGTTGTATTTTGTTCTATTGTATGTTTGTTGAATGGATATAGGTTGGAGATGATTTCTATTggtttttctttgaaataagTCATATGAATCTAATTAATCTGAATAAATCTTAACATCAGCTTTCTATAAAACCATTGTGGCCAGTGCTGGACACAGGCCTCTCTTACTTTAAGCTTAGTTGATGGCCTTAAAGTTTGATGATATATTGCTGTAGTTAGTCATACAAAAAAGCCATGGGTTAGACATCTCTtgcttaatataaaatttagagtaaatgtaaatttcttcaaaacattattttttataaaacatttttactaaaaaaatgtatttatgcAACATTATAGCACCCAACGTTTTACTTAGTAGTTGCGTAATTTCACCACTGTGAtaaataatgtgttttttattttagtttattatgaGAGTATGGTTTTTTAATCTAGTTACATAGCAACAGTGCCTTATGTTGCTTAAAATTTACCTCCCTATTtccataaactatttatatattttgaagaaatcttttagtaattagtattatatttatcattattgAATTAGTCGTAGCAGCATGACAATCCTTTAGTATTTgaaaagttagtttttaagttAGGATTTAATACTTAAGTCTATAAGAgccatatttacaaaattaataatctactttattttatttcaatcacACCTCATGTCtgattaagaatataaaaacctAGCTATATATTACAGtcagtaatattattaaagtttggATGAatcgatgtttgttactacgtatctccaaaacagcttAACAGaatatgatgaaatttggcacatgtgtagaacatagcctagaaaaacacaggctacttactaagtttttatctttttaaattcctcgCGGATGAAGTTGCGGTAaaaagctagtactttatATTCCTAGTCAGAATATTAGTGCCGCCTATCAGTTAATTTgcatgaagtttttttttttcaaactaaaaAGTTGTTATAATAGCATAACATTGTTGATAAATATTCACTGAAAATTGAAatcatttaaacaatttgtttttgcaCTTGTTACAACTTGTTCTAGTTATGACTATGCTGTTACTTCTATTGAATTGGTTTCTGCTTCATTGCTGttagtgttatatttttattgacttttAAAATGGTGATAGTGCCGACATTCCGCACATTTTCAACCCTCTGaacttatatttgtaaatatctgtgatgttaattattatgaaatgcGCGACAAGTCTTTGTATCTTCGTGAATAGATTCGCATCGCGTTGGGAATGAAAAACTATTTTCCACTTAGGCTGATCGAGTGGTGGCTATCCGCACAATGCGTTCCAATGTTCGTCGTTTAAAGGTGTCGCGTGAAAATATTGTGAGAGTGTACTTCAAAGGGGTTGCAAAAGACTGACGAATGGTAAATACATTCGTTCgattttgttgtaataatgtacaaatacgttcaaataaatatagaaagttATTGTTCTtaatagaaatgtttaatatttttaccctATGGACTCATTAGAACTTAGAGACAAGTAAAAGTACTTAACTATAGATGTGGTGTAAAACCACTAGCGCATTTaattgtgaaattaaatattaagatttaatattttgtccgCCACCGTTACAAGTTTCAATATTCcacaagaattaaaaaaaaatgttcatacaACTCTTATAATTAATCgtgaaattattgttatataaatgtgagcgtaacattataaaatttcttggatttttttttacatttcataattttggTGATAAGTTAAatgtagttataattttaaattgtgtttgCATTTATGACAAACTTTTACATTACGTAATAAGATTACATAACTAATATTTATGAGTACgtaattgataattttgctaacattattatttgaaaaatttaaattctaatattgCCAATTTTTCAACCatcattgttttcttttatggGTATGTATTACGGTTGTTATAGTCCCTTGCATGTACAAATCGTACCTacctataaattattttataataatgcatTGTTTGTTAGTGTTTAACACTTGCGTGAATTTACCAGAACAAAGCTGGtttgaaaatgtaatattttaatgaatttaaaacaataataataaaatattttatttttgcattttaatttatttaccttaGCTCTGTTAAAATAGGAAGTGAATCTACTTCACTAGAGcctattaaaatgtttgacaaGTATTGTGCgtaatgttaaatttagttttatggGCACGTTGAAGTGTTTGTTTTCTCAAAATATCATGAAATGTATATTATGACtggtacttttatttataaaccttCATATTGAGTGTTCTTGTTATTTACAAATCTGTGGTCAAAAGTGAACCCTATTTTCGTATATCAATATCATTACATGCAGTGAGAATTCGATACCTACATTAATAAACGCTTTCTTCGCAGCTTCGAAGAAATCTTCCTTTACTATTATTAGTATGCAGAAGCGTTAACTGACGGTCAGTATGCTAAGTCGTCTAATAGTAAAAATCAGAATGTTcatatggatggatagatgtttattactaattatctccagaacggctcaatctgggagaacacataggtcGCTTAAGTTTGCTTTTATATCCCTTATGTATGAGAATGACAAGTCAAGGCAACGCTCGCATCGCAATGAAACAAAGCGGTTTTGATTTTTGCCCATAGATATCGAATTCTTTTACCCATAGAGTATAAAAACGGCCCCCTTTCCCCGCCCCACCTCAAAAAATTTTATGACgtgtataaattgttttgtttctgaTACGtctaaatattgaaaatattgcgTTGTAAATAATGGTggcaattaatattgttagcATTAAAATCTTTACTTAAGGATATGACAGCGCATTTTAATATAGACGAAGTAGTTAAGCACGTAAAAACTATTGCAGATAATAATCGCTGTGGCATTTGGTAAGACTTGTtgcaatttttcaaatagttCGCTAAAGTATCACTTTGAACTCAcatctgttttatatttctagcGATAAACTGTCTGGTGATAGATTGCGATACTCTTGCGGACACTCAATATGTGGCGAATGTGTAACAGTAGCTGATGAATGTTTAACTTGTAATAATACTACAAAAACAAAGCCTGCGCTTGACCTGGTTCAGGGGCAATtggtaaaaaatgtttcaaatctTCTAACAACATTTCAAGAAGCGTTTAATATTGATGGTAAATATATCCTTAAGTACTGTTATTACTTGGCcaaattagaataaaatttaaatagacaatatttatttgcagTATACAGGAGGTATAGGCTTTCGgagaaattgaaaattgaaaatcaattatttccAGAATGTATTCAAGCGtcagttaaatattataacaaaaggaGGAGTTCCAACATTCGAACTACTGATGACAAGGAAAACTTTGTGTCATCATTTTTTGCTGGTGAAGGATTAAATAACTCGCATTCAACAACAATGAACACTAGAATAAATTTAGTCCAAAAATGGcttgaaaaaaatgaaaaagtggAAAGACCTGTAAGAAAACCATTTTCAGAtatcaatgtaaataattcaattagaAGCAACAAAGATAATAAGTTCAATAAAGGTCTTCAACTGCAAAATCAAgaaaatgatttgaaaaagaaatcaaagacaagaaacaaagaaaaaaataaggctacaaataaaaaaaaatcaaagaatgTGTTAAGCCCCTCCTTGCTAAACTATTATAAGAATGaaacaatacaaaacaaaagcaaGCCAGAGAACAGAATTAGTTTTGACAAGAAATATGATAAATCATCAAAAGTAACAActgattgtaataattatgaaattaatagtGATGTTGAACCTATTGATACTATTGTAATAGAAGATACACAAACACAAGTTGATAAAGACAAAGATGCATGGCTAAAAGTTGTGGAAGAACATAATGAatcaatgtataatattaaggACAACCAAAAAAGCTTAGAACAAAAACCTCTATCTGAAACACAAGATGAATTAAAAGCAGACAGAATCACTATGAAGAAAAATGttccttattataaaaaggcttatctttttaaatcatgttaTTATTGCTTAAAGAATAATGGTGGGAGTATAATAGATAACCAGAGgctaaattcaaataatgtaTCAATAACTATTAATACAAAGAGTATTTCCAGTACTATTACAGTTTTAAGAGAAGATGAAGATTATAATGATAAAGTGATTACCAAACATTCAATACAAACTCAAACTGATGATTATATTATCGGTGTTGAACCAAAGCACTTATCCCCTTCAAATGAGAACATTTCTAGTCCGGATATATTTGTAgatgatgtaaaaaaacaagcagacattgataaagaaaatattaataacaaagacATTGGAATATctgataattataattctcGTCGTGTTATAAATGATTCCGACAGTGATGATATGGACTGCAGTGGTCCTATTAAAGTGTCTGTGGATGTTCACAGATCTAATGacatgtaagttttttttatatattactagcttttacccgcgattccatccgcgcggaattaaaaaatagaaaacgtagtaaaaattatcctatgtccgtttcctggttctaagctacctgcccaccaattttcagtcaaattgattcagccgttcttgagttataaatactgtaactaacacgactttcttttatatagatagataaagtaagtaagtaattagctataattatttagtttatgattacatgtttattttttcatttactttaaagATAATCTTAATTTcactcccaagtagggttgacAATGGGTACGAGCAATAGGTAGCTGCagtaaaaattaagtcaaaattGTGATAGTAGGATAAGCAAACAAGGAAGCAGATCACCACAGTAGCTTTTCTTATGTGGAAGGGATGGATAGTGTACTTGATAGGCGAGGGGATGTGTAGGAAGGGGgaagtttacttttttacataaaaatttatgattatttaaattttcagggATGGAATACTATCAACAGTAGACTCTGCAGATTACCAATCCAGAGTGAGGAGGTCGGCGCGTCGCCCCACAGTCGACAGCAGCAATTCCTCAGAAAAGGAGAATCTAGAACCAAACAGGATTAAAAGGCGGAAACTTGGGAAGAAACAAGTACTAAAGAAATGATGaagtattttatcaaattataaaagtaattattaagtttacgTTTAAGCTAACTTACCTTACAATTACATTACGGATATATCTTgtggtaataataaattgatcgATCTGATGAAAAGAGAGACATCTCTTAAGAGATTTGTTAAGAAACATTATCTTTTCCGTCAGATGGGTCAAAGTGTTTTGATAAATTGTATGGGTATACAAGAATagcaggttttttttttacttttaattatacatttatattttttcacagtAAAATGGAATTGTAATAAAGGAAaaccttttatttttcagaacaatggtgaataataaattaataaagggtgcagatttattattatacctaCCTTACCTCACACTTTGGCTTGTTCTTCAAAAAAGTTGTATAgaccattggtttctgagaccaaaatacattaaaataaattaaaacatattttgttaaacaaaGAGAGGGATAatgaggttttattttttcagagatcttggtctcagaaactgaTGAAGAAACAGCTACTTTACATAATCtatgtattatttgtttttaacctttgtttataataagtaCATGACATTTAGAAGAAACTCCCATACCTATATTATAAGACgagagatttttattttgtttgcataCAAACAACtcaactcaaaaactactgaaccaattacaataattattttaccattagaaagctttattatttttattttaaattcaatggcAAGTAAAAGCTATatcttataaaatgaaatagaatGATGTTGGTGTCGCCACCGACTACGTCCTGGTGacgttaaaaacaaaacgatGATATACCAGACTGTAATTTACCTctgttcaaaattttattcagattCGTTAGTTTAGTTTTCAGATATTTTGGCGGCTTAATTTCGCGCGAAATGCCAGTgttcaaaatacaatttaaagtgTAGCGGGATACGGGGGGG
Proteins encoded in this region:
- the LOC106709532 gene encoding menin; protein product: MSNISEYKHFFPIDSIRKVCTIFEEQLRSEKEPDLALFSIIVGAVENNLTNVKNSEKDVNLATNKFIKMKFPSIEWEEVKSLYERFVSLMRAGVDAKLLNGEFATRDLVKRVADVVWNSLTRSYYKDRAHLQSVYSFLTGNKLDCFGVAFAVTAGCQVLSKRDVHLALSEDHAWVVFGKDGTDTAEVTWHGKGNEDKRGRSVGDGVSARSWLYVAGKPVVCTRMMELAALVSSINPTLTPTIDVHEVAQMQHRLLWLLYDSGHLDAYPMALGNLGDLDEYMRISNCSESTEDTLILEENGSKPLRPDSAALYVQAIRSARTYYDDRHVYPYTFQGGYYHRHKMYKEAFNAWACAGDVIRHYNYSRDDEEIYKEFAEIANELIPQLMKAESSGHSARSILKDPECFASLLRFYDGICKWEEGSQTPILHIGWAKPLVSTISKFDAEVRAQVHIICSPDNEEPETSEEKKETDTEDTHVQKNNDQWNNNSDNTEMSVREQLTAAVNSRPRVTLYSHKMAALKPLLLAERLNTHALQLQLTAQSQLQRPQAPTKRRDDDDHTPVPTARAKRARRER
- the LOC106709542 gene encoding reticulocyte-binding protein homolog 2b produces the protein MTAHFNIDEVVKHVKTIADNNRCGICDKLSGDRLRYSCGHSICGECVTVADECLTCNNTTKTKPALDLVQGQLVKNVSNLLTTFQEAFNIDVYRRYRLSEKLKIENQLFPECIQASVKYYNKRRSSNIRTTDDKENFVSSFFAGEGLNNSHSTTMNTRINLVQKWLEKNEKVERPVRKPFSDINVNNSIRSNKDNKFNKGLQLQNQENDLKKKSKTRNKEKNKATNKKKSKNVLSPSLLNYYKNETIQNKSKPENRISFDKKYDKSSKVTTDCNNYEINSDVEPIDTIVIEDTQTQVDKDKDAWLKVVEEHNESMYNIKDNQKSLEQKPLSETQDELKADRITMKKNVPYYKKAYLFKSCYYCLKNNGGSIIDNQRLNSNNVSITINTKSISSTITVLREDEDYNDKVITKHSIQTQTDDYIIGVEPKHLSPSNENISSPDIFVDDVKKQADIDKENINNKDIGISDNYNSRRVINDSDSDDMDCSGPIKVSVDVHRSNDMDGILSTVDSADYQSRVRRSARRPTVDSSNSSEKENLEPNRIKRRKLGKKQVLKK